The following proteins come from a genomic window of Miscanthus floridulus cultivar M001 chromosome 2, ASM1932011v1, whole genome shotgun sequence:
- the LOC136525989 gene encoding probable glucomannan 4-beta-mannosyltransferase 2, whose amino-acid sequence MAPAWAVPALTAAAWALRVAVWACLAASAMLVAEAAYMGLVAAAAAMLWRWPRLDARYRWEPMPMPGAGGRDDVEVAATGADFPMVLVQIPMYNEREVYKLSIAAACALTWPPDRIVIQVLDDSTDPIIKELVELECQDWATKKINIKYEVRDNRKGYKAGALKKGMEHIYAKQCDFVAIFDADFQPEPDFLLKTIPFLVHNPKIALVQARWEFVNYDVCLMTRIQKMSLDYHFKVEQESGSFVYSFFGFNGTAGVWRMSAINQSGGWKDRTTVEDMDLAVRTSLKGWEFLYVGDIRVKSELPSTFKAYRHQQHRWTCGAANLFRKMAWEIITNKEVSIWKKHHLLYSFFFVRRVIAPLVTFLFYCVVIPLSAMVPGVSIPLWGLVYIPTAITCMNAIRNPGSLHLMPFWILFENVMSMHRMCAAVTGLLETARANDWVVTEKVGDLVKDDLDVPLLEPVKPTECVERIYFPELLLALLLLICASYDFVLGSHKYYLYLYLQAFAYVVMGFGFVGTKTPCS is encoded by the exons ATGGCGCCGGCCTGGGCGGTTCCGGCGCTCACGGCCGCTGCGTGGGCGCTGCGGGTGGCGGTGTGGGCGTGCCTCGCGGCGTCGGCGATGCTCGTCGCCGAGGCCGCGTACATGggcctcgtcgccgccgccgccgcgatgcTGTGGCGCTGGCCCCGCCTCGACGCGAGGTACCGCTGGGAGCCCATGCCCATGCCCGGGGCCGGGGGCCGCGACGACGTCGAGGTGGCGGCCACTGGGGCGGACTTCCCCATGGTGCTCGTGCAGATCCCCATGTACAACGAGAGGGAG GTGTACAAGCTATCCATTGCTGCGGCGTGTGCCCTCACATGGCCACCAGACCGTATTGTAATACAAGTCTTGGATGATTCCACTGATCCGATTATTAAG GAACTAGTGGAGCTTGAGTGCCAGGATTGGGCCACCAAAAAAATTAACATCAAGTATGAGGTTAGAGATAACAGAAAGGGATACAAAGCAGGTGCGCTGAAGAAGGGCATGGAACATATATACGCCAAGCAATGTGACTTCGTTGCTATCTTTGATGCGGATTTCCAACCTGAACCTGACTTCCTTTTAAAAACCATACCGTTTCTTGTGCATAACCCAAAGATTGCACTTGTACAAGCACGTTGGGAGTTTG TGAACTATGATGTTTGCCTGATGACAAGGATACAGAAGATGTCTCTGGACTATCATTTCAAAGTTGAGCAGGAATCAGGATCATTTGTGTAttcattttttggctttaatG GTACAGCTGGTGTGTGGCGCATGTCTGCTATTAATCAGTCTGGAGGATGGAAAGATCGCACCACTGTAGAAGATATGGACCTGGCTGTACGGACAAGCCTCAAGGGATGGGAATTCTTGTATGTTGGTGATATTAGG GTTAAGAGTGAACTACCAAGTACCTTCAAAGCCTACCGTCACCAACAGCATAGGTGGACTTGTGGTGCCGCCAATCTCTTCAGGAAAATGGCTTGGGAAATCATTACAAACAAG GAGGTGTCAATATGGAAGAAACATCATCTGCTATACAGCTTTTTCTTTGTCCGAAGGGTTATTGCTCCCCTTGTGACATTCTTGTTTTATTGTGTTGTCATCCCTTTGTCTGCCATGGTTCCTGGTGTCAGCATTCCTTTATGGGGGCTGGTCTATATTCCCACTGCAATTACATGTATGAACGCCATCAGAAATCCTGG GTCTCTCCATCTGATGCCCTTCTGGATTCTGTTCGAGAATGTTATGTCCATGCACCGCATGTGTGCTGCTGTAACCGGTTTACTTGAGACTGCACGTGCAAATGATTGGGTAGTCACTGAGAAGGTAGGAGATCTTGTGAAGGATGACCTGGATGTTCCACTCCTTGAACCAGTGAAGCCAACAGAATGCGTTGAGAG GATTTACTTTCCTGAGCTCTTGCTTGCACTCCTCCTCCTAATATGTGCTTCATATGACTTCGTACTTGGAAGCCACAAATACTATCTTTACCTATACCTCCAGGCctttgcatatgttgtaatggggTTTGGTTTCGTTGGAACGAAAACTCCATGCTCATAG